From the Saccharobesus litoralis genome, one window contains:
- a CDS encoding response regulator, whose protein sequence is MTPINVWIVEDDATYRRTLERVLSRADAINSCRAFPSCIEFFTTLDDEPATRPDLILMDLGLPRMGGVEGIKKLSEIAPDIIVVVLTVFSEKGKVLEALEAGAAGYLLKSASGPEIVKGLQEVIKGGSVLSPEIAKVVLDNIQKPVTSEDYKLATREIEVLEKLSLGQSVKEISRSLAISQSTVSTYLARIYAKLEVQSQSGAVAKALRSGIIK, encoded by the coding sequence ATGACACCAATTAACGTATGGATTGTAGAAGATGACGCGACTTATAGACGTACCTTAGAGCGCGTTTTAAGTCGCGCAGACGCTATAAATTCTTGCCGTGCTTTTCCATCCTGTATTGAATTTTTCACGACGTTAGATGACGAGCCTGCCACTCGACCGGACTTGATCCTGATGGATTTAGGTTTACCTAGAATGGGCGGGGTTGAAGGCATTAAAAAACTGAGCGAAATAGCACCCGACATTATCGTGGTTGTATTAACGGTATTTAGTGAAAAAGGCAAAGTACTAGAAGCGTTAGAAGCCGGTGCAGCTGGCTACTTGTTAAAATCGGCCAGTGGCCCTGAAATTGTCAAGGGCTTACAAGAAGTCATAAAAGGCGGCTCGGTGCTCAGCCCAGAAATAGCCAAAGTGGTACTCGATAATATTCAAAAGCCTGTGACTAGCGAAGATTATAAATTAGCCACGCGAGAAATAGAGGTATTAGAAAAATTATCCTTGGGGCAAAGTGTTAAAGAAATTTCCCGCAGTTTAGCCATTTCACAAAGTACGGTTTCAACTTATTTAGCCAGAATATACGCTAAGCTAGAAGTGCAGTCTCAATCTGGCGCGGTGGCTAAGGCGTTACGCAGTGGCATTATAAAGTAA